In Xiphophorus maculatus strain JP 163 A chromosome 18, X_maculatus-5.0-male, whole genome shotgun sequence, a single genomic region encodes these proteins:
- the LOC111611908 gene encoding uncharacterized protein LOC111611908 isoform X1, with the protein MASRIWQTLLEPRLLLLLHLAVKIIGLRSADVGHSPATVYHGVVGGNVTFYCPVAQKSPLQFLYFQKVVAGEPIFCNGYHSSKPLPTPLPNTEMDQNYTMMHINGLNLSDSGDYYCYYMHKDAASGDPVKIHMYLNVTAFFSKPEITVKCKEESGIPSECNVTCHSHNGLSGKQMKWNVPGNINREMWKILFNDESPPREELVSISSTANFNCSVDEVKVSCSVDQFTSETVSVCSSKVPPDPSYKFSSTMIVATVICSLLAFGLFLFCWWKNRTTGTDKGPVEQHIVEEVIVLNNIREEPMGS; encoded by the exons ATG gCATCAAGGATTTGGCAAACTCTTCT AGAACCAAGGCTGCTTCTTCTGCTTCATCTAGCTGTAAAGATAATCGGACTCAGATCAGCTGATGTTG gaCATTCTCCTGCAACTGTGTATCATGGGGTGGTTGGAGGAAATGTCACCTTCTACTGTCCTGTAGCACAAAAATCGCCACTGCAGTTTCTGTACTTCCAAAAAGTTGTTGCTGGAGAGCCCATTTTCTGTAATGGATATCATAGTTCAAAGCCTCTTCCAACACCACTTCCAAACACAGAAATGGATCAAAACTACACAATGATGCACATCAATGGACTAAACCTATCTGACAGTGGGGACTACTATTGTTATTATATGCATAAAGATGCTGCAAGTGGAGATCCCGTCAAGATCCATATGTATCTTAATGTCACAG CTTTCTTCAGTAAGCCAGAAATCACAGTCAAATGTAAAGAAGAAAGTGGCATCCCATCCGAATGTAATGTGACATGTCACTCACATAACGGGTTATCAGGAAAACAGATGAAGTGGAACGTTCCTGGAAATATCAACAGGGAAATGTGGAAGATTCTCTTTAACGATGAAAGTCCTCCCAGAGAAGAGTTGGTTAGCATCTCCAGCACTGCAAATTTCAACTGCTCTGTTGATGAAGTGAAGGTATCCTGCTCCGTGGACCAGTTCACCTCAGAGACCGTCTCAGTGT gttCTTCTAAGGTCCCTCCCGACCCATCTTACAAATTCAGTTCTACTATGATAGTTGCAACTGTTATTTGTTCGCTTTTGGCGTTtggcctgtttttgttttgctggtgGAAGAACAGAACAACAGGTACTGACAAAG gGCCAGTAGAACAACACATTGTAGA GGAGGTCATAGTTCTAAATAATATAAGAGAAGAGCCAATGGGATCATGA
- the LOC111611908 gene encoding uncharacterized protein LOC111611908 isoform X2: MASRIWQTLLEPRLLLLLHLAVKIIGLRSADVGHSPATVYHGVVGGNVTFYCPVAQKSPLQFLYFQKVVAGEPIFCNGYHSSKPLPTPLPNTEMDQNYTMMHINGLNLSDSGDYYCYYMHKDAASGDPVKIHMYLNVTAFFSKPEITVKCKEESGIPSECNVTCHSHNGLSGKQMKWNVPGNINREMWKILFNDESPPREELVSISSTANFNCSVDEVKVSCSVDQFTSETVSVCSSKVPPDPSYKFSSTMIVATVICSLLAFGLFLFCWWKNRTTGPVEQHIVEEVIVLNNIREEPMGS; the protein is encoded by the exons ATG gCATCAAGGATTTGGCAAACTCTTCT AGAACCAAGGCTGCTTCTTCTGCTTCATCTAGCTGTAAAGATAATCGGACTCAGATCAGCTGATGTTG gaCATTCTCCTGCAACTGTGTATCATGGGGTGGTTGGAGGAAATGTCACCTTCTACTGTCCTGTAGCACAAAAATCGCCACTGCAGTTTCTGTACTTCCAAAAAGTTGTTGCTGGAGAGCCCATTTTCTGTAATGGATATCATAGTTCAAAGCCTCTTCCAACACCACTTCCAAACACAGAAATGGATCAAAACTACACAATGATGCACATCAATGGACTAAACCTATCTGACAGTGGGGACTACTATTGTTATTATATGCATAAAGATGCTGCAAGTGGAGATCCCGTCAAGATCCATATGTATCTTAATGTCACAG CTTTCTTCAGTAAGCCAGAAATCACAGTCAAATGTAAAGAAGAAAGTGGCATCCCATCCGAATGTAATGTGACATGTCACTCACATAACGGGTTATCAGGAAAACAGATGAAGTGGAACGTTCCTGGAAATATCAACAGGGAAATGTGGAAGATTCTCTTTAACGATGAAAGTCCTCCCAGAGAAGAGTTGGTTAGCATCTCCAGCACTGCAAATTTCAACTGCTCTGTTGATGAAGTGAAGGTATCCTGCTCCGTGGACCAGTTCACCTCAGAGACCGTCTCAGTGT gttCTTCTAAGGTCCCTCCCGACCCATCTTACAAATTCAGTTCTACTATGATAGTTGCAACTGTTATTTGTTCGCTTTTGGCGTTtggcctgtttttgttttgctggtgGAAGAACAGAACAACAG gGCCAGTAGAACAACACATTGTAGA GGAGGTCATAGTTCTAAATAATATAAGAGAAGAGCCAATGGGATCATGA